Sequence from the Amaranthus tricolor cultivar Red isolate AtriRed21 chromosome 1, ASM2621246v1, whole genome shotgun sequence genome:
TAAtccatttatttatataaaattcgaACATAAACTCATACATAATACTTCcttctatttatttaatttgtattttattcttaatctataagttaaattaTAGTCAAGTAGGGTATTTTCTTATTCGTCTCGATACAATGATTATTGAcattaacttttcataattttttaattaaatataattagaaatattaaaagttaaaatattaagTCGATAAAGTAAACGAGACAAGTAAAATGAATAGATGTCCCACCTATTTATCCCCTGATTCGGTGGTCTAAAATGTGTATCAACAATCATCAAACAATGTTCTCTAAAGTTCCACCCGTCGTGGCCCGCGGAACAAAAGCTTGAGAATACAAACTTCTGCACCACTCGAAACTTTGTTGGGTCATTGCTTCTCCTTGTGTTTATCTTCCATGGCTTCATCCATTGCAGTATCACCCTCCTGCTCGACAAGCATTTCTTCTTCTTACAACTCCTCCAATTTTCAGGTTTCTTTCTCTTTTACTTGTCAATGTAATGTACTGGTTCTATAactcaatttcttttttttttttttaatatattctaTAACTAAATTTCTTGTTGCTCTTTATcttcattttgtcttttttcttGTGTAAATTTCGCGGGATTTGGTGGGAATTACAGCAAGTCTTGAGACAATCATGGAAGCTTCCAACAATCAGATTATATAAACAGTTCTCTTCACCGTTCTTGCATTATAGgtaattgctttttttttttccctaaatTGTTTTACTATTTCATTCCTcctacaattttatttattgggtAAATTTCCAGGTGCTTTTGACATAAACTGTTTAAACCCTTTTCATATTGATTAGggacaaatataaaaattgtatCATCCATAACTCGAGGGAGATTAAGGGGTGTTTGATTTGGCCGAAACATACTCGTtgtaaaacaattttctaaTGGAAATGCGATGATAATTGGTTTTTctttgtttggtttgatggAAAACTCATTGGCAAAATGGAAGTATTGGAGAAAGAATGGTGACAGAAAAACTGGTAGTCTTTCATTTTGGAGGAAAATTTTTGTAAAGTACTAACGTTTTCTTTTGTTTCCCTATCAAACCAAACAACTGAAGAGAGGAAACACAGTTTTCCAGGAAAAAGTTTTTTCCCAAACCAAACATCCCCTTACATATGGGAAATGGATCATTGGACGTATTTCATATTTATGATTAGAGTCTAGTTTTTTTACTGTTTGGATGGCTGAGAAGCTTAATGGTAAAAAAGCCTTGTTTTTGGGTATATTTAAAACACAGGAGAAATTTGGTCTGTGCAGTCAGTAAAGGTGCTGAGGAAGCATTCAAGAAAACAGTCGAAGTTGATAGGCTCATTGATATATTAAGGGATGCCAGTCCTAAAGAAGTGAGAATTTGTGGCTTTTCttgttataatttaaatttgctTAATGCATTGATTTCAATTATTGTTATGGTTTCGAAGCAAATATTAACTATTTACCTTTAAAATTTAGGACGTGGTTCTTTTTTTGGTCGTCTTAAAGACcaattttgatatttattattttaaactcCAAACTTATCCTTGTTGCTTAGAATGGGAATTCTGATTAAAACTACATTGATTTGGTGATTGGTGAAGATCTTGTGAAAGATTTGTGGTTTCGTAATTCAATGTCTTAAAAAATGACGCCAATTGTGGTCTTTTGTATACCCCTAGGCGTAGAGATGATACGATTTTTGCACGATATTCTAGCTATAGGGGCTCCTCATTTTGCTAGAATACAAGAGTGATAGCGAAAACCCAATGCTCAATTGCTCAAGAGGAAAGTGCTCTTACGACTAAGAGCATTCAGTCAATTGTGTGGTGATGAGGTCAATTGCTCATGTAAACATAACAGAGATTTTTAGCTAGGATGAGAAGCTCTTTCTGAAAGATTTATGTTCTGAACATGCGATTTGTAGAAAAGTTTCCTTCATGCTTGCATATTTCACAAACCACTACTATGACAAAAACGGTTTATAAATTGTACTAACTTCTAACCGATCTTTGCTTTTCAgtgattttatttctttaattcaaCTACTTGAAGAGTTCCATTTAGTGAAGTCAAGCTGCAATTTATGTTTCTGTTCTCGAGGTTCTCGGTAACTGACACAGGTTCATTATATAACAGTTACCCCAGCTCGTTGTTGAAAATGTTCTTGCTTTTAATGAGGGTTTCTGGATTCGTCTTGCTGCAAGGACCGAGACTTGCAAATCAGAGGATGATAAAGCATGGTTTCTTTCATGATTGACATGCTTTTATTGTTTTGTAGAGGCAAATTCTggatttaatttttcattcataATGATTCGGCTTGTTTGCATGTATGCAGAAAGATTACGAAGAACTGGCAGCAACACTAATGAGCACAGTGGACCGTCTTGTTCATAAAACCAATGTATATCTTCTCTGTGATGCTCTTTCTTCTCAATTTCTGCAAATTTTCCTGTATCATCTGCTTGATCTTACATATATTCATTGTTCTTGTTATGAAGGAAAAAATTGAATCCGCTACTGATATTCTTAAATCAATTCTTAAACATGCGGTGGATGAAAATCAAGAACTTACCTGGCCTCCAAGAGACCCTGAAGCTATTAATCGGATGGAACAGGCAAGTCATTAATCTTTGTGATTTCTGAAATCAAAGCTACTTTCCCACCGTGCTTATTGATTTCTTATTTATTTCCTTGATTACATGTACTAAAACCTGAGTTGCTATAggcttttctttgttttttataaaattgatcTTCACATAACATCAATGCGACTGATGCATGTTCATGAAGCTAAATTTTGTATGTGACTTGCTCATTGTCATACCTTTTGCAATTCACATTGTCtactttttattgttattttatcatAACTTTTGGtcaagggtttttttttttttttttaattctagaTGCATTTTTATTTAGGGACATTGTATTTGCATACCTTAGGAATCAATATGAAGCTATTGTGATGCTCTTCTTTTTTGTACTTTCAGGAGGTATATCAAAAAGAGCAAGAAGGATATTTAGATGAAGGGTTTCTTGCAGAAGTCAATGCACAACTACGGCAAGTGAGTATTCTTTTCTCTGGATTATCACCTTATAATATGTCGCTTTGCCTTATATATCCTGTATGATACAGCGGCCTTCTTTCTAAAAATCATTATGGCTCTTTTTGAGTGGGAAGTAGAATCAATTAAGTAAATGTGAGGACTTGTAAATTTATCTTCTCTGCTGCAACATCTTGCTATTGAGTCTGACTTGTGTAAAGCCGTGTGACCTTCAAATCGCATTGAGGCATATCAAAAGCTGATATATTAAATTGTTTTACATATTTTATACAGAGAACTATTTACCTCTCTGTGGGGTCCCATATGTTTGTATGTTGTTATGTCATGGGAAAGCTGCGGATACTGTAGTAATTCATCTTTCCCTTGCAGGCAAAAGAAGACGGGGACAAACCAGGCCTTGTTGCAATGCTGCAAAAGGTTTTGCAGCTCTATGCCTCTAGGATTCTTTCCAAGCGTAGTTATGCAAAGAAAGGTAAATACTCACTCTCCTCTATTCATTCCACCAATTGATGTCTAGTATGATCGCAGACTTTTTGTCGAAGAGAAAATACCACTAATGATAAATTTGATTGATTAATGTATGCTCAACTTTTCTTTTTTGCGGGTGGCAAAACCTGGAATTAAGTTCTTAACTTCAAAATTCAAAGTCCAGCTCGAAGTGAGCCTCGAACTCCTTTTACCAATTGCTATTTTGATATCTTATTTAGCATTGTCTCAGTAATATTGACTGTAAGGGCTACCTGTATTTTTTGCATGATGACATTCGAAGAGGCAATCAATGAACAATTTCATGCTAGTTATCGTGAATGATAAAAGTCTCTGTGTTTTTGTACAGGTAAAGAGATTTTGAAGGCTGAACAATTTCTTGAGACGATTATTAAAGGTAATTTCCGTGTTAACCATTGTTTCCAAACTAGATGCTGCTAATGTTTTTCAAGTGTGACATTGTGTTGTCTTCAATTCCCAGCAGGGGATATCTACACTATCTGATATTTCTTTCTGCCCTTAGCAAGATGACATACTGGTTATCTTCACCTTGTATTGTTTTGGAAAATGTGGAACAGCAACAATCACTATCTATTATATGACCCTCCTTTCCCAATTCCCGTCTTCTCCGTATGACCAAGGTCATGACTCATTATTTATAACCTTTAGAATCTGAGTTCTGTCGTCTCCGTATGACCAAGGTCATGACTCGTGAGAAACATGTAAATAACGTTGATATCTCTAGTGACTAGGTCTAGGAGTACATTCACATTTTCCTCTATGGTAATGGATTTGTATCTTCTGGGTCGAGTTATTTAACACATGTGAACGTATGCAGCATCTGAAAATGAATGGAACATGCTCCTGCTCAACGGTCTGACAGTTGCAAAAGGAGATATTACACCCGAGGAATTTTATGCTGTGGTTAAGAAGCGGATAGAGCGAGTTTTAATTAGAACTGTATGTAAAAACCTTTCACTGTTTTTTGTTCGTTCTACCCTTTGCCTATTTCAAACGGGTCTCTAATATTCACCCTTATTCATCTGCTTAGGAAGGAGGATCTTATCAGCAACGTATACTTTCTGAGTACATCAGAGGTATACAGTCGAGAGCAGAAGAAATTGTTAATGCCCTTCAAGGAAACTCTCAATGAGATTAATGAATGCCTTTTGAAAACGTTACACACTGAATACTATCGAACATTTTCCATTATCTTAACCTCTTCGAGCTATTTACACGAGTCTAGATTCGCTTTGCATCAGAAGCTGTTATCACAGAATGTCAAGAAAAAGACGAGTTCTGAAAAAGCCAAGCAAATATATATGCTTATCGCCTATCGGTGAGGAACCACCTCGATTCAGCTGTAAATTGTGGAACCAACTCATCGAATGTTGAGAAAATCTTTTGCTTTtgtttcatttatatatatgtatatcattGTCCATTTCTGTGGTTGTGCTTGGCTCAAAGGattaaattttgagtttttacATGAATTACGTATTTTGACATAAATTATTTGTACTTTAATGGTAGGAAATCAAAAGTGTTGTATGATCTTTCTTTCTTTGTTTAAGCTAGGAAAACATTGTGTTAGAGCAAATGCTCTTCAATGGAgattctaatatatatatatatatatatatatatatatatatatatatatatatatatatatataaccaagATATACCCACTCAAAACAGTTGCAAGAAACAGCCTCCAAAAAACACGTGCCATTGAATGAAGCTCGACTGGACAGTTTGGTCGAGTGAGACTGCTCGATTGGGTTGAGCATACAACAGCAGGTCGAGCCCAGTAGCTCAAGTGGCTTGAGCAACATGCACCAACATTCTGACCTTGTGTTCTTTTAAGTTCCTCAC
This genomic interval carries:
- the LOC130825687 gene encoding uncharacterized protein LOC130825687 isoform X1; translation: MASSIAVSPSCSTSISSSYNSSNFQQVLRQSWKLPTIRLYKQFSSPFLHYRRNLVCAVSKGAEEAFKKTVEVDRLIDILRDASPKELPQLVVENVLAFNEGFWIRLAARTETCKSEDDKKDYEELAATLMSTVDRLVHKTNEKIESATDILKSILKHAVDENQELTWPPRDPEAINRMEQEVYQKEQEGYLDEGFLAEVNAQLRQAKEDGDKPGLVAMLQKVLQLYASRILSKRSYAKKGKEILKAEQFLETIIKASENEWNMLLLNGLTVAKGDITPEEFYAVVKKRIERVLIRTEGGSYQQRILSEYIRGIQSRAEEIVNALQGNSQ
- the LOC130825687 gene encoding uncharacterized protein LOC130825687 isoform X2 — translated: MASSIAVSPSCSTSISSSYNSSNFQQVLRQSWKLPTIRLYKQFSSPFLHYRRNLVCAVSKGAEEAFKKTVEVDRLIDILRDASPKEKDYEELAATLMSTVDRLVHKTNEKIESATDILKSILKHAVDENQELTWPPRDPEAINRMEQEVYQKEQEGYLDEGFLAEVNAQLRQAKEDGDKPGLVAMLQKVLQLYASRILSKRSYAKKGKEILKAEQFLETIIKASENEWNMLLLNGLTVAKGDITPEEFYAVVKKRIERVLIRTEGGSYQQRILSEYIRGIQSRAEEIVNALQGNSQ